One window of the Streptomyces sp. B3I8 genome contains the following:
- the hemC gene encoding hydroxymethylbilane synthase: MTARTRAGRPGRTGRTLRLGTRRSALALAQSGQVARAVTRMTGHPVELVEITTYGDVSREDLARIGGTGVFAAALREALVRGEVDLAVHSLKDLPTRQPRELVLAAIPAREDPRDVLVARDGHTLADLPRGARIGTGSPRRAAQLNAYARSRGTEFETVPVRGNIDTRMGYVTAGGLDAVVLAAAGLGRLGRAGEATDVLPAGTLLPAPGQGALAVECGADDAELIAALAPLDDPSTRIAVTAERAVLAALEAGCSAPVGALADRTRGEMRLRGVVGTTDGATLVRLSATAPVPRTADRARALGHELAAEMLAQGAAGLMADGTAPAPDRTR; this comes from the coding sequence GTGACGGCGCGGACCCGGGCGGGCCGGCCCGGGAGGACCGGACGGACCCTGCGGCTGGGGACCCGGCGCAGCGCACTGGCCCTGGCCCAGTCCGGGCAGGTGGCGCGAGCCGTGACCCGGATGACCGGACACCCCGTCGAACTCGTCGAGATCACCACCTACGGTGACGTCTCGCGCGAGGACCTCGCGCGGATCGGCGGCACCGGTGTGTTCGCCGCCGCGTTGCGCGAGGCGCTGGTCCGCGGCGAGGTGGACCTCGCCGTGCACTCGCTGAAGGACCTGCCGACCCGGCAGCCGCGGGAACTGGTCCTGGCCGCGATCCCCGCGCGCGAGGACCCGCGCGACGTGCTCGTCGCGCGGGACGGGCACACGCTCGCGGACCTGCCGCGCGGCGCCCGCATCGGCACCGGCTCGCCGCGCCGTGCCGCGCAGCTCAACGCGTACGCCCGCAGCCGCGGCACGGAGTTCGAGACGGTCCCCGTACGGGGCAACATCGACACCCGCATGGGATACGTCACCGCCGGCGGCCTGGACGCCGTGGTGCTGGCCGCCGCCGGACTGGGCCGGCTCGGCCGTGCCGGTGAGGCGACCGACGTCCTGCCGGCCGGCACGCTGCTGCCCGCGCCCGGCCAGGGCGCACTGGCCGTGGAGTGCGGCGCGGACGACGCGGAGCTGATCGCGGCGCTCGCCCCGCTCGACGACCCCTCGACGCGGATCGCGGTGACGGCCGAGCGGGCCGTGCTCGCCGCCCTGGAGGCGGGCTGCAGCGCTCCCGTGGGCGCGCTGGCCGACCGGACCCGGGGGGAGATGCGTCTGCGCGGCGTCGTCGGCACGACCGACGGTGCCACGCTGGTACGGCTGTCCGCCACCGCGCCGGTGCCCCGCACGGCCGACCGGGCGCGTGCGCTGGGACACGAACTGGCCGCGGAGATGCTCGCGCAGGGCGCGGCCGGCCTGATGGCGGACGGCACGGCACCCGCCCCGGACCGCACCCGATGA
- a CDS encoding dihydrodipicolinate synthase family protein: MTNPPLKGIISYPVTPFEPVTGDVDLAALGRLTEDLVAAGSHAVAPLGSTGESAYLREREWDAVCETTLQTVARRVPTLVGVSHWSTEGTIRRARVAARNGATAIMVLPQVYWKLTEAELEGHYAAVAAATDLPLMLYNNPGTSGIDLRPETVVALARKIPNLTMVKESSGDVARFRALRELSDGALSVYNGNNPVALEAFRSGAVGWCTAAPCLVPEWALALHAAATSGDDERADAVLAQLLPFLQFIVGYGLPRAIKAGLRFQGRDAGYPRTPLLPLPKEETEQLQELLEHLTAHPLVDSAAAGSGA, translated from the coding sequence ATGACGAACCCGCCGCTGAAGGGGATCATCTCCTACCCCGTCACCCCCTTCGAACCGGTCACCGGCGACGTCGACCTCGCCGCCCTCGGCCGGCTCACGGAGGACCTGGTGGCCGCGGGCAGTCACGCCGTCGCCCCGCTGGGCAGCACCGGCGAGAGTGCCTACCTCCGCGAGAGGGAATGGGACGCCGTCTGCGAGACCACCCTGCAGACCGTCGCACGCAGGGTGCCCACCCTGGTGGGCGTCTCGCACTGGAGCACGGAGGGCACGATCCGCCGGGCCCGGGTGGCCGCCCGCAACGGCGCCACCGCGATCATGGTGCTGCCCCAGGTGTACTGGAAGCTGACCGAGGCGGAACTCGAGGGGCACTACGCCGCGGTGGCGGCGGCCACCGACCTCCCGCTCATGCTCTACAACAACCCCGGCACCAGCGGCATCGACCTGCGGCCGGAGACCGTGGTCGCGCTCGCCCGGAAGATCCCCAACCTCACCATGGTCAAGGAGAGTTCCGGCGACGTCGCCCGCTTCCGGGCCCTGCGTGAACTGTCCGACGGGGCCTTGTCGGTCTACAACGGCAACAACCCGGTCGCGCTCGAGGCCTTCCGTTCCGGTGCCGTCGGCTGGTGCACGGCGGCACCCTGCCTCGTCCCGGAATGGGCCCTGGCGCTCCACGCCGCGGCCACGTCGGGCGACGACGAGCGGGCCGACGCCGTCCTCGCGCAACTGCTGCCGTTCCTGCAGTTCATCGTCGGCTACGGCCTGCCGCGGGCGATCAAGGCGGGCCTGCGGTTCCAGGGCCGCGACGCCGGCTACCCGCGCACACCGCTGCTGCCACTGCCAAAGGAGGAGACCGAGCAGCTCCAGGAGCTGCTCGAGCACCTGACGGCGCATCCGCTCGTGGACAGCGCGGCGGCCGGCTCCGGCGCCTGA
- a CDS encoding sigma-70 family RNA polymerase sigma factor: MRGSTASAPARPPAGGFAPDSDDFLRTFYDQYGPELQRYATRLLDGDWHRAEDVVQETAARAWRHAGFLRAHHAALRPWLFTVVRNLALDHHRARRLRPLKLLPVEELDAVCEGPDHLLTLHVVLDALKDLNEQQRTVIRLMYYLEYSVAQAAEHLGIPQGTVKSRAFYAMRALRRALEARGVPSGPAAGAERREA, translated from the coding sequence GTGAGGGGAAGCACCGCTTCCGCTCCTGCCCGTCCGCCCGCCGGCGGCTTCGCGCCGGACAGCGACGATTTCCTCCGGACCTTCTACGACCAGTACGGCCCTGAACTCCAGCGCTACGCGACCCGGTTGCTCGACGGCGACTGGCACCGGGCGGAGGACGTCGTCCAGGAGACGGCGGCCCGCGCCTGGCGGCACGCCGGGTTCCTGAGGGCACATCACGCCGCGCTGCGGCCCTGGCTGTTCACCGTGGTCAGGAATCTGGCGCTGGACCATCACCGGGCCCGGCGGCTACGGCCGTTGAAGCTGCTGCCCGTCGAGGAACTCGACGCCGTCTGCGAGGGCCCGGACCACCTGCTCACCCTGCATGTGGTCCTCGACGCGCTCAAGGACCTCAACGAGCAGCAGCGGACGGTGATCAGGCTCATGTACTACCTGGAGTACAGCGTGGCCCAGGCCGCCGAACACCTGGGCATACCGCAGGGAACGGTCAAGAGCCGTGCCTTCTACGCCATGCGGGCCCTGCGCAGGGCACTGGAGGCACGGGGAGTGCCGAGCGGACCGGCCGCCGGCGCGGAACGGCGCGAGGCCTGA
- a CDS encoding acyl-CoA dehydrogenase family protein, protein MRDAGGPDGAADDVPDVLDGFGELRRAAARCSDLAASVAGAGEKRRALDDALVRELVANGLLRTGVCRSAGGPQTPPSVMLEAAETVARGDASAGWCVAIAMTSSLLSAYLSAEGADEVFGDPRSTAVGVWAPTARARAVGGGVVVSGRWTFCSGVPHADWLFAGCMAADADADGAGSGPRPLVVAVPVAELEILDTWHTVGMRATGSHDCVAEEVFVPEHRVVSVVDGPPAGAGALYRFPLLGFFAASVAAAALGNARGAVDDLRALATVKKPLGSARTLAERSRTQDTLARAEASLQAARLLFRQAVDDAWRAARDEAPVEDELRVRLRLAAAHAARTAADVTTAMYELGGTSAVYETSPLQRRFRDAHTMTAHVQIRQPMYEVTGRYLLGLPTETALL, encoded by the coding sequence ATGCGTGATGCCGGTGGACCGGACGGGGCCGCGGACGACGTCCCCGATGTCCTCGACGGTTTCGGAGAACTGCGTCGTGCCGCCGCGCGCTGCTCCGACCTGGCCGCCTCGGTGGCCGGGGCCGGGGAGAAGCGTCGAGCGCTCGACGATGCCCTCGTGCGCGAGCTGGTCGCGAACGGCCTGCTGCGCACCGGGGTGTGCCGCTCGGCGGGCGGCCCCCAGACGCCCCCTTCGGTGATGCTGGAGGCGGCCGAGACGGTCGCGCGGGGCGACGCCTCCGCGGGCTGGTGCGTCGCCATCGCGATGACGTCCAGCCTGCTGAGCGCGTACCTGTCCGCGGAGGGCGCCGACGAGGTCTTCGGCGACCCCCGGTCGACGGCGGTGGGGGTGTGGGCCCCGACCGCCCGCGCCCGTGCGGTCGGGGGCGGTGTCGTGGTGTCCGGCCGCTGGACGTTCTGCAGCGGCGTCCCGCACGCCGACTGGCTCTTCGCGGGATGCATGGCCGCGGACGCGGACGCGGACGGCGCCGGCTCCGGGCCGAGGCCGCTGGTCGTGGCAGTGCCCGTGGCGGAGCTGGAGATCCTGGACACCTGGCACACGGTCGGCATGCGGGCCACGGGGAGTCACGACTGCGTGGCCGAGGAGGTGTTCGTGCCCGAACACCGCGTGGTGTCGGTCGTCGACGGCCCTCCGGCCGGGGCCGGGGCGCTGTACCGCTTCCCGCTCCTCGGTTTCTTCGCCGCGTCGGTGGCCGCCGCCGCACTGGGCAACGCCCGCGGCGCGGTGGACGACCTCCGCGCGCTCGCCACCGTGAAGAAGCCGCTCGGGTCCGCCCGCACGCTGGCCGAGAGGTCGCGGACGCAGGACACGCTGGCCAGGGCGGAAGCCTCCCTCCAGGCGGCACGTCTGCTCTTCCGTCAGGCGGTCGACGACGCCTGGCGCGCGGCGCGGGACGAGGCGCCCGTGGAGGACGAGCTGCGGGTGCGCCTCCGGCTGGCCGCGGCCCATGCCGCCCGGACCGCCGCCGACGTGACCACGGCGATGTACGAACTCGGCGGCACGTCGGCCGTCTACGAGACCTCACCGCTGCAGCGCCGCTTCCGGGACGCCCACACGATGACCGCCCATGTCCAGATCAGGCAGCCCATGTACGAGGTGACGGGACGGTACCTGCTCGGGCTGCCCACGGAGACCGCGCTCCTGTGA
- a CDS encoding ATP-binding protein: MRTTLTIIGTPPPGAGGEDRPPPAARVTGAARAHVTARLGQWRARELVDAATLVTSELVTNGIRHGRAPVLLDLYLLRGARGGPDRLRIAVSDGGPGFDLGTVRASWNRDDGLEEGGRGLRLTEALAECWGNHVDDGLHVVWACLPLPRPT, encoded by the coding sequence ATGAGGACGACGCTGACGATCATCGGCACACCTCCGCCCGGAGCCGGCGGGGAGGACCGTCCTCCTCCCGCGGCACGGGTGACAGGAGCCGCGCGGGCCCACGTCACCGCGCGGCTCGGCCAGTGGCGCGCCCGCGAACTCGTCGACGCGGCCACGCTGGTGACGAGCGAACTCGTCACCAACGGGATCCGGCACGGCCGCGCTCCCGTCCTCCTGGACCTGTACCTGCTGCGGGGCGCGCGGGGCGGACCGGACCGGCTCCGGATCGCGGTGTCCGACGGCGGCCCCGGCTTCGACCTCGGGACCGTCCGCGCGAGCTGGAACCGTGACGACGGCCTGGAGGAGGGCGGACGGGGCCTGCGTCTGACCGAGGCCCTCGCCGAGTGCTGGGGCAACCACGTGGACGACGGCCTGCACGTGGTGTGGGCCTGCCTGCCGCTGCCCCGGCCGACGTGA
- a CDS encoding PIN domain-containing protein, which yields MNLTAVLDHTALTALYRADPFFTGLYVEASRGTGRVLIPSLSVVAAERQDAGAGRHAASLRFAEHVPFTAAHAADVMGWASTDWPVAHAAAIAWHAAKAGEPLTVLSLDPELYAGTGITPLDPT from the coding sequence ATGAACCTGACGGCTGTCCTGGACCACACCGCTCTGACCGCCCTGTACCGTGCGGACCCTTTCTTCACCGGCCTCTACGTCGAAGCCTCGCGCGGCACCGGCCGCGTCCTGATCCCGTCGCTCTCCGTCGTCGCCGCCGAGCGGCAGGACGCCGGCGCCGGCAGGCACGCGGCATCCCTGCGGTTCGCCGAGCATGTCCCGTTCACCGCCGCGCACGCGGCGGACGTGATGGGCTGGGCGAGCACGGACTGGCCGGTGGCGCACGCGGCGGCGATCGCCTGGCACGCGGCCAAGGCGGGAGAGCCGCTGACGGTCCTGTCACTGGACCCCGAGCTCTACGCGGGCACCGGCATCACTCCGCTGGACCCCACCTGA
- a CDS encoding carboxymuconolactone decarboxylase family protein: MSRLSVVDPATAEPAAKSLLNKVERALGATPNMMRAMAVSPAVLDAYLSQSGALSKGSLPGAVREQIALVAAVQNSCEYCYAAHHVLGERAGVSGEDLTSSGKGQASDPRTQAALTFARAVIETRGFVSDEDLAQVRAAGYGDGEIGEIVANVALNVFTNYFNSVARTDIDFPVVALPAK; this comes from the coding sequence ATGTCCCGTCTTTCCGTCGTCGACCCCGCGACCGCCGAGCCCGCCGCCAAGTCGCTGCTGAACAAGGTCGAGCGCGCCCTCGGCGCCACGCCGAACATGATGCGCGCGATGGCCGTCTCGCCCGCCGTCCTCGACGCCTACCTCTCCCAGAGCGGCGCCCTGTCCAAGGGCTCGCTGCCGGGCGCGGTGCGCGAGCAGATCGCCCTGGTCGCCGCGGTGCAGAACTCCTGCGAGTACTGCTACGCCGCTCACCACGTCCTCGGCGAGCGGGCCGGCGTCAGCGGTGAGGACCTCACGTCCTCCGGCAAGGGGCAGGCCTCCGACCCCAGGACGCAGGCCGCGCTGACGTTCGCCCGCGCCGTCATCGAGACCCGCGGCTTCGTCTCCGACGAGGACCTGGCGCAGGTGCGCGCCGCGGGCTACGGGGACGGCGAGATCGGGGAGATCGTGGCCAACGTCGCGCTGAACGTCTTCACCAACTACTTCAACTCCGTCGCCCGTACGGACATCGACTTCCCCGTCGTCGCCCTGCCGGCGAAGTAA
- a CDS encoding MarR family winged helix-turn-helix transcriptional regulator — translation MTDVPDTAPHEQLLVGLVRLGQALRINSYRNAGPYRLSPLQADILTILRGDQRPRRPSELTHALTSSPPTISDAVKTLTTKGLVERRRDPSDARAVFLTLTPDGHTEADRLARMPAVFGEAMAALSPDDVAAMLRGTSTMIRSLQENQAIPVTKMCLTCELFRPEAHPSSDRPHHCAFLDSPLADLELRLDCSDHHTARARPAAAGDTRGHAHPDG, via the coding sequence ATGACAGACGTTCCAGACACCGCACCCCACGAGCAGCTCCTGGTGGGGCTTGTCCGGCTCGGCCAGGCGCTGCGCATCAACAGCTACCGCAACGCGGGCCCCTACCGACTGTCCCCGCTGCAGGCGGACATTCTCACGATACTGAGGGGGGATCAGCGGCCCCGACGTCCCAGCGAGCTCACCCACGCGCTCACCTCCTCGCCCCCCACCATCAGCGACGCGGTCAAGACCCTCACCACGAAGGGACTCGTGGAGCGCCGGCGCGACCCGTCCGACGCCCGGGCGGTCTTCCTGACCCTCACACCGGACGGGCACACGGAGGCCGACCGGCTGGCGCGCATGCCTGCGGTGTTCGGCGAGGCGATGGCGGCCCTCTCGCCGGACGACGTCGCCGCCATGCTGCGCGGCACCAGCACCATGATCAGGTCCCTCCAGGAGAACCAGGCCATCCCCGTCACGAAGATGTGTCTGACCTGCGAACTCTTCCGTCCCGAAGCCCATCCCTCCAGCGACAGACCGCATCACTGCGCGTTCCTCGACAGCCCCCTCGCCGACCTCGAACTGCGCCTGGACTGTTCCGACCACCACACGGCCCGAGCGCGGCCCGCCGCGGCCGGGGACACCCGCGGGCACGCCCACCCCGACGGTTGA
- a CDS encoding VOC family protein → MTVSAAVQLASVRLITDDVPRLVRFYRALTGATPQYLTEDFVELVTPSATVAVSGSARIAFITTNTPRGGANNSAIVEFLVDDTNAVYERLAADLGDDLDVVQPPTMMPWGNVSALVRDPDGSLVNLYTPVTPEAWQLQRNRTPKPPHAGL, encoded by the coding sequence ATGACCGTCTCAGCCGCAGTGCAGCTCGCCTCCGTCCGTCTCATCACCGATGACGTTCCGCGGCTCGTCCGCTTCTACAGGGCCCTCACCGGTGCGACTCCGCAGTACCTCACCGAGGATTTCGTCGAACTGGTGACCCCCTCGGCCACCGTCGCTGTCAGCGGCTCCGCCCGCATCGCTTTCATCACCACCAACACGCCTCGTGGGGGTGCAAACAACAGTGCGATCGTCGAGTTCCTCGTCGACGACACCAACGCCGTGTACGAGAGGCTTGCGGCCGATCTCGGCGACGATCTTGATGTCGTTCAGCCTCCGACCATGATGCCGTGGGGCAATGTGTCGGCTCTTGTCCGCGACCCCGACGGATCCCTCGTCAACCTCTACACGCCAGTCACCCCCGAGGCATGGCAGCTTCAGCGCAACCGGACACCGAAGCCACCGCACGCAGGCCTGTGA
- a CDS encoding glutamine amidotransferase, which translates to MSRTALVIRHVAFEDLGILGPLLREHGYRVRYLEAGVDRVGDEDLVAADLLVVLGGPVGVGDFARYPYLADEAAAVGARVRRMLPTVGICLGAQLLAHALGARVAATGRFEIGYGPLTLTAEGEGSVLAGLGGTPVLHWHGDQFAVPEGAALLAGTPGFPHQAFTVGDTLLGLQFHLEADHTRLERWLLGHTHELTAHGVDLDRIRADADRYGAELASRARTVFADWLRRALPVAQPDGA; encoded by the coding sequence GTGAGCCGCACCGCCCTTGTCATCCGCCATGTCGCCTTCGAGGACCTCGGCATCCTCGGACCGCTGCTGAGGGAGCACGGGTACCGGGTCCGGTACCTCGAGGCCGGTGTCGACCGCGTCGGGGACGAGGACCTCGTCGCCGCCGATCTGCTCGTCGTCCTCGGCGGCCCCGTCGGGGTCGGCGACTTCGCGCGCTACCCGTACCTCGCCGACGAGGCCGCCGCCGTCGGAGCCCGGGTGCGCCGCATGCTCCCCACGGTCGGCATCTGCCTCGGCGCCCAGCTCCTCGCACACGCCCTCGGCGCACGGGTCGCTGCCACCGGCCGCTTCGAGATCGGCTACGGGCCCCTGACGCTCACCGCCGAGGGCGAGGGGTCCGTCCTCGCCGGACTCGGCGGGACGCCGGTACTGCACTGGCACGGCGACCAGTTCGCCGTGCCGGAGGGTGCCGCGCTCCTGGCCGGGACCCCGGGCTTCCCCCACCAGGCCTTCACCGTCGGGGACACCCTCCTCGGACTGCAGTTCCACCTGGAGGCGGACCACACGCGGCTCGAACGTTGGCTGCTGGGCCACACCCACGAACTCACCGCACACGGCGTCGACCTCGACCGCATCCGCGCCGACGCCGACCGGTACGGCGCCGAACTCGCCTCCCGGGCACGCACGGTGTTCGCCGACTGGCTGCGGCGTGCGCTGCCCGTCGCGCAGCCGGACGGGGCATGA
- a CDS encoding helix-turn-helix domain-containing protein: protein MINRVRQLRKERLMTLEALAERSGVTKSYLSKVERGRSVPSIAVCASLAKALDVPLDNLFADAEELAEITVTRAGERQALTPQDEPGTRYEGMALRAGTKSMTPFMLHPPLDADHVPFRDHPGEEFVFVHEGRVELVLPSRTITLEPGDCAYFRASTPHKVRSLGERRAALLLLVAHDATGPDAAEVPHPHLP from the coding sequence GTGATCAACCGTGTACGACAGCTGCGCAAGGAACGGCTCATGACGCTGGAGGCGCTGGCGGAGCGGTCCGGCGTGACCAAGAGCTACCTGTCCAAGGTCGAGCGGGGGCGCAGCGTCCCGTCCATCGCGGTCTGCGCCTCCCTGGCCAAGGCCCTGGACGTCCCGCTGGACAACCTTTTCGCCGACGCCGAGGAACTCGCGGAGATCACCGTCACCCGGGCCGGGGAGCGCCAGGCACTGACCCCGCAGGACGAGCCCGGCACCCGGTACGAGGGGATGGCGCTCCGGGCCGGCACCAAGAGCATGACCCCCTTCATGCTCCACCCCCCGCTCGACGCCGATCACGTTCCTTTCCGTGACCACCCCGGTGAGGAGTTCGTCTTCGTCCACGAGGGACGGGTCGAACTCGTCCTTCCCTCGCGCACCATCACCCTCGAACCGGGGGACTGCGCCTACTTCAGGGCCAGCACACCGCACAAGGTCCGTTCCCTCGGTGAGCGGCGGGCGGCTCTCCTGCTCCTCGTCGCCCACGACGCCACCGGGCCGGACGCCGCGGAGGTGCCGCACCCTCACCTGCCCTGA
- a CDS encoding DUF2180 family protein, whose product MLPQSAVPLRGGPPAGTPALLRRTLRRHAAGVTVVTVPGPAGFTATSFCSVSLEPALISFCVASGASAAPAVERAGRFAVHLLGPDDAELADRFARSDADRFAGHERLLEHDGLPLLPGVPAWLTARVVARHPAGDHVLVVGEVDAGGVREETPGLIRHDGGYAVPLRLPPTRTGRRGRHAPRGVPMQCLDCRTKDLAAPAVGVCLTCGAAVCADHAEITETADDARRGPLTGTPQRSTRRAVRCRTCGPA is encoded by the coding sequence ATGCTGCCCCAGTCCGCCGTGCCGCTGCGCGGCGGCCCGCCCGCAGGCACCCCGGCGCTGCTGCGCCGCACCCTGCGGCGCCACGCCGCCGGCGTCACCGTCGTCACCGTCCCCGGACCCGCGGGCTTCACCGCGACGTCCTTCTGCTCCGTCTCCCTGGAACCGGCGCTGATCTCCTTCTGCGTGGCGAGCGGTGCCTCCGCGGCGCCCGCCGTGGAACGGGCCGGCCGCTTCGCCGTCCACCTGCTGGGACCGGACGACGCCGAACTGGCCGACCGGTTCGCGCGCAGCGACGCCGACCGGTTCGCCGGGCACGAACGCCTGCTGGAGCACGACGGACTCCCGCTCCTGCCCGGGGTGCCGGCCTGGCTCACGGCGCGTGTCGTCGCCCGGCACCCCGCGGGGGACCACGTCCTGGTCGTCGGCGAGGTCGACGCCGGCGGTGTGCGGGAGGAGACGCCCGGACTGATACGCCACGACGGCGGCTACGCCGTACCCCTGCGACTCCCGCCCACCCGTACCGGCCGACGAGGCCGTCACGCTCCACGAGGAGTACCGATGCAGTGTCTCGACTGCCGTACGAAGGACCTGGCGGCCCCGGCCGTCGGCGTCTGCCTCACCTGCGGTGCCGCGGTCTGCGCCGACCACGCCGAGATCACCGAGACCGCGGACGATGCCAGGCGGGGCCCGCTGACGGGCACCCCGCAGCGCTCCACGCGTCGCGCGGTGCGGTGCCGTACGTGCGGGCCGGCGTGA
- a CDS encoding redoxin family protein produces the protein MSRTPAHRPAPAWDISQWFNSDALDLDRLRGKVVVLEAFQMLCPGCVAHALPQAKRLEAAFAGADVQVVGLHSVFEHHAAMTPVSLEAFLAEYGLTFPVGVDRHAEDGTTPLTFARYAMQGTPTTVLIDREGRLRMQRFGSVDDLVLGASVATLLAERSEPADGPLPEAAHTHAAGRTPEPAHAHAHEGGVCTVGGECT, from the coding sequence ATGTCCCGTACTCCCGCGCACCGCCCCGCCCCCGCCTGGGACATCAGCCAGTGGTTCAACTCCGACGCACTGGACCTGGACCGGCTCCGGGGCAAGGTCGTCGTCCTGGAGGCGTTCCAGATGCTGTGTCCCGGATGCGTCGCCCACGCCCTCCCGCAGGCCAAGCGCCTGGAGGCCGCCTTCGCCGGGGCCGACGTCCAGGTCGTCGGACTGCACTCGGTCTTCGAGCACCATGCCGCGATGACCCCTGTGTCGCTGGAGGCCTTCCTCGCGGAGTACGGGCTGACGTTCCCGGTGGGCGTCGACCGGCACGCCGAGGACGGTACGACACCGCTCACCTTCGCCCGCTACGCCATGCAGGGCACTCCCACCACCGTCCTGATCGACCGGGAGGGAAGGCTGCGCATGCAACGGTTCGGCAGCGTGGACGACCTGGTGCTCGGCGCATCCGTCGCCACGCTTCTCGCGGAACGGAGCGAGCCCGCCGACGGGCCACTGCCCGAGGCCGCCCACACGCATGCGGCCGGACGCACGCCCGAGCCCGCCCACGCGCACGCGCACGAGGGCGGCGTGTGCACCGTGGGCGGGGAATGCACCTGA
- a CDS encoding MarR family winged helix-turn-helix transcriptional regulator encodes MPGTPPQEQLMVGITRLGQALRITSYRNAGPYRLSPLQADILVFLAGDPRPRRLTELATALASTPPTVSDAVKTLTAKELVERGRDALDARAVSLTLTSDGAAEAERLSRLPPEFARAMSDLAPEDLAAMLRGMSSMIRSLQDRRAIPVTRMCVTCAHFRPQAHPGSDKPHHCAFVDNPFNDEELRLDCPDHLNP; translated from the coding sequence GTGCCGGGCACACCGCCCCAGGAACAGTTGATGGTGGGCATCACCCGTCTCGGGCAGGCCCTGCGCATCACCAGCTACCGCAACGCGGGGCCCTACCGCCTCTCGCCCCTGCAGGCGGACATCCTCGTTTTCCTGGCCGGGGACCCCCGGCCGCGCAGGCTCACCGAACTGGCCACCGCGCTCGCCTCCACGCCCCCGACGGTCAGCGACGCGGTCAAGACCCTCACCGCCAAGGAACTCGTCGAACGCGGACGCGACGCCCTCGACGCCCGCGCCGTCTCCCTCACCCTGACGAGCGACGGCGCGGCGGAGGCCGAGCGACTGTCGCGGCTGCCCCCGGAGTTCGCGCGGGCCATGTCCGACCTGGCTCCCGAGGACCTGGCGGCCATGCTCCGCGGCATGAGCAGCATGATCAGGTCACTGCAGGACCGCCGGGCGATCCCGGTCACCCGCATGTGCGTGACCTGCGCCCACTTCCGCCCCCAGGCCCACCCCGGCAGCGACAAACCCCATCACTGCGCGTTCGTGGACAACCCCTTCAACGACGAGGAACTTCGGCTGGACTGCCCCGACCACCTCAACCCCTGA
- a CDS encoding aldolase yields the protein MADTLRDSKDVLVDRAQRQMNDHFGDSKLTTRQKLALTCRIAFDGGHDSGLAGQISARGEQPGTYYTQRLGLGFDEITEDNLLLVDEDLRVLEGEGMANPANRFHSWIYRAREDVNCIVHTHSLHTAALAMLEVPLVVSQMDTTPLYDDCAFLKTWPGVPVGNEEGEIIAGALGDKRAILLAHHGQLVTGSTVEEACNLAMLIERAARLQLLAMSAGTVQPLDPELAREAHDWTSSDRRNKANFGYYARKALRNHPDCLSGQVEL from the coding sequence ATGGCAGACACCCTGCGAGACTCGAAGGACGTGCTCGTCGACCGCGCCCAGCGGCAGATGAACGACCACTTCGGCGACTCGAAGCTGACCACGCGGCAGAAGCTCGCCCTGACGTGCCGCATCGCCTTCGACGGGGGCCACGACTCGGGCCTGGCCGGACAGATCAGCGCCCGGGGGGAGCAGCCCGGCACCTACTACACCCAGCGTCTGGGCCTCGGTTTCGACGAGATCACCGAGGACAACCTGCTGCTGGTGGACGAGGACCTGCGGGTCCTGGAGGGGGAGGGCATGGCCAACCCCGCCAACCGCTTCCACTCCTGGATCTACCGGGCCCGGGAGGACGTCAACTGCATCGTCCACACCCACTCCCTGCACACCGCCGCGCTCGCCATGCTGGAGGTCCCCCTCGTGGTCTCCCAGATGGACACCACGCCCCTGTACGACGACTGCGCCTTCCTCAAGACCTGGCCGGGGGTGCCGGTCGGCAACGAGGAGGGCGAGATCATCGCCGGAGCGCTCGGCGACAAGCGCGCCATCCTCCTGGCCCACCACGGCCAGCTCGTGACCGGCTCCACCGTCGAGGAGGCGTGCAATCTGGCGATGCTCATCGAGCGCGCCGCCCGCCTGCAGCTCCTGGCGATGTCGGCCGGCACCGTCCAGCCGCTCGACCCCGAGCTCGCCCGTGAGGCCCACGACTGGACCTCCAGCGACCGCCGCAACAAGGCCAACTTCGGCTACTACGCGCGCAAGGCCCTGCGCAACCACCCCGACTGCCTCTCGGGCCAGGTGGAACTCTGA